A window of Helicobacter macacae MIT 99-5501 genomic DNA:
AATAATGCCAAACCAACACCAAAAGGAGAACAAAATGGAAATCTTACTTCAAAGCCTATCCCAAAACTACCTGCTTATCAAATCACTACACATTATTAGCGTTATTTGCTGGATGGCGGGGCTTTTTTATTTGCCTAGACTTTTTGTCTATCACGCAGAAAACTCCTCAAATGCGGATTTTGTAGCCGTAGTCAAGCTACAAGAATATCGCCTTTTTGCCTACATTATGCGACCTGCTATGCTTGCTAGCGTTATCACGGGCGTGCTTATGATTGGAAGTGATTTTGGGATTTTCAAAAGTGGTGTTTGGATACATATCAAGCTACTTTTTGCCCTGCTTTTGCTACTCTATCATATCGCTTGTGGGATTTTGGTAGGTAGATTGCAAAGGGGTAGCTCAAATCTTAGTGGCAAGTTTTTTCGCTTTTTCAATGAGATTCCAACGATTTTGATGATAGTCATCGTAGTTTGCGCTGTGATGAAATTCTAAGCATTCAAGGCTTA
This region includes:
- the hemJ gene encoding protoporphyrinogen oxidase HemJ; this encodes MEILLQSLSQNYLLIKSLHIISVICWMAGLFYLPRLFVYHAENSSNADFVAVVKLQEYRLFAYIMRPAMLASVITGVLMIGSDFGIFKSGVWIHIKLLFALLLLLYHIACGILVGRLQRGSSNLSGKFFRFFNEIPTILMIVIVVCAVMKF